Proteins from one Gossypium raimondii isolate GPD5lz chromosome 8, ASM2569854v1, whole genome shotgun sequence genomic window:
- the LOC105790753 gene encoding protein PALE CRESS, chloroplastic isoform X1, translating into MEAKLFLLTCSLPLQPLLPTCNMRLSRFKTTSPSKTVLRRCMNQEEQLLEGMPKEYYDDEWQARQREKTKELHRRRREEEEEEERKVEEYREIGMRLKGYPQEDVVRARKLVSSFITAEEEVEEKIEEAAERGELTELVLMVIWNRLDLARRDVSGLLDEKDAIRSLDLLYRRVETEILKREASPAMRLLNDLLNMHDGFDNEGWLKECKKRMVETFPREDPFSILVPAGFDIDKHHGPLSLPAEADDVLLRVDFIREVDALLQEVRSEQNEAQTPDGLDPESVAVKLKEHERKRTIRQVETLLDLAINLQW; encoded by the exons ATGGAGGCGAAGCTCTTCCTTCTAACCTGCTCACTTCCCTTACAACCCTTGCTTCCAACTTGCAATATGCGCCTCTCCCGTTTCAAGACGACTTCCCCTTCTAAAACAG TTTTGAGGAGGTGCATGAACCAAGAAGAACAACTTCTGGAAGGGATGCCAAAGGAGTATTACGATGAT GAATGGCAAGCCAGACAACGGGAAAAAACGAAGGAGTTGCATAGAAGACGtagagaagaagaggaagaagaggaaAGAAAGGTTGAAGAGTATCGTGAAATAGGTATGCGTTTGAAGGGGTACCCGCAAGAAGATGTTGTAAGAGCCAGGAAATTAGTTTCAAGCTTCATTACGGCTGAAGAAGAGGTGGAAGag AAAATCGAGGAGGCTGCAGAGAGAGGTGAACTTACTGAACTTGTGCTAATGGTCATATGGAATCGCCTTGATCTTGCTCGACGGGATGTAAGTGGGCTTTTA GATGAAAAGGATGCCATTAGGAGTCTTGATCTTCTCTACAGACGAGTTGAG ACCGAGATATTGAAACGGGAGGCAAGTCCTGCTATGAGGCTGCTCAATGATCTTTTGAATATGCATGATGGGTTTGACAATGAAGGATGGTTGAAGGAATGCAAAAAACGCATGGTTGAGACTTTCCCACGGGAGGATCCGTTTAGCATCCTTGTACCAGCTGGTTTTGACATTGATAAG CATCACGGCCCATTGTCACTACCAGCCGAAGCTGATGATGTTCTTCTACGAGTAGATTTCATAAGAGAGGTTGATGCTTTGCTACAAGAGGTTCGATCCGAACAAAACGAAGCACAAACCCCAGATGGGCTTGATCCAGAATCTGTTGCAGTAAAATTGAAGGAACACGAGAGGAAACGAACCATACGCCAAGTCGAAACTCTGCTGGATTTAGCCATTAACTTACAATGGTAA
- the LOC105790753 gene encoding protein PALE CRESS, chloroplastic isoform X3, protein MEAKLFLLTCSLPLQPLLPTCNMRLSRFKTTSPSKTVLRRCMNQEEQLLEGMPKEYYDDEWQARQREKTKELHRRRREEEEEEERKVEEYREIGMRLKGYPQEDVVRARKLVSSFITAEEEVEEDEKDAIRSLDLLYRRVETEILKREASPAMRLLNDLLNMHDGFDNEGWLKECKKRMVETFPREDPFSILVPAGFDIDKHHGPLSLPAEADDVLLRVDFIREVDALLQEVRSEQNEAQTPDGLDPESVAVKLKEHERKRTIRQVETLLDLAINLQW, encoded by the exons ATGGAGGCGAAGCTCTTCCTTCTAACCTGCTCACTTCCCTTACAACCCTTGCTTCCAACTTGCAATATGCGCCTCTCCCGTTTCAAGACGACTTCCCCTTCTAAAACAG TTTTGAGGAGGTGCATGAACCAAGAAGAACAACTTCTGGAAGGGATGCCAAAGGAGTATTACGATGAT GAATGGCAAGCCAGACAACGGGAAAAAACGAAGGAGTTGCATAGAAGACGtagagaagaagaggaagaagaggaaAGAAAGGTTGAAGAGTATCGTGAAATAGGTATGCGTTTGAAGGGGTACCCGCAAGAAGATGTTGTAAGAGCCAGGAAATTAGTTTCAAGCTTCATTACGGCTGAAGAAGAGGTGGAAGag GATGAAAAGGATGCCATTAGGAGTCTTGATCTTCTCTACAGACGAGTTGAG ACCGAGATATTGAAACGGGAGGCAAGTCCTGCTATGAGGCTGCTCAATGATCTTTTGAATATGCATGATGGGTTTGACAATGAAGGATGGTTGAAGGAATGCAAAAAACGCATGGTTGAGACTTTCCCACGGGAGGATCCGTTTAGCATCCTTGTACCAGCTGGTTTTGACATTGATAAG CATCACGGCCCATTGTCACTACCAGCCGAAGCTGATGATGTTCTTCTACGAGTAGATTTCATAAGAGAGGTTGATGCTTTGCTACAAGAGGTTCGATCCGAACAAAACGAAGCACAAACCCCAGATGGGCTTGATCCAGAATCTGTTGCAGTAAAATTGAAGGAACACGAGAGGAAACGAACCATACGCCAAGTCGAAACTCTGCTGGATTTAGCCATTAACTTACAATGGTAA
- the LOC105790753 gene encoding protein PALE CRESS, chloroplastic isoform X2: MEAKLFLLTCSLPLQPLLPTCNMRLSRFKTTSPSKTVLRRCMNQEEQLLEGMPKEYYDDEWQARQREKTKELHRRRREEEEEEERKVEEYREIGMRLKGYPQEDVVRARKLVSSFITAEEEVEEKIEEAAERGELTELVLMVIWNRLDLARRDDEKDAIRSLDLLYRRVETEILKREASPAMRLLNDLLNMHDGFDNEGWLKECKKRMVETFPREDPFSILVPAGFDIDKHHGPLSLPAEADDVLLRVDFIREVDALLQEVRSEQNEAQTPDGLDPESVAVKLKEHERKRTIRQVETLLDLAINLQW; encoded by the exons ATGGAGGCGAAGCTCTTCCTTCTAACCTGCTCACTTCCCTTACAACCCTTGCTTCCAACTTGCAATATGCGCCTCTCCCGTTTCAAGACGACTTCCCCTTCTAAAACAG TTTTGAGGAGGTGCATGAACCAAGAAGAACAACTTCTGGAAGGGATGCCAAAGGAGTATTACGATGAT GAATGGCAAGCCAGACAACGGGAAAAAACGAAGGAGTTGCATAGAAGACGtagagaagaagaggaagaagaggaaAGAAAGGTTGAAGAGTATCGTGAAATAGGTATGCGTTTGAAGGGGTACCCGCAAGAAGATGTTGTAAGAGCCAGGAAATTAGTTTCAAGCTTCATTACGGCTGAAGAAGAGGTGGAAGag AAAATCGAGGAGGCTGCAGAGAGAGGTGAACTTACTGAACTTGTGCTAATGGTCATATGGAATCGCCTTGATCTTGCTCGACGGGAT GATGAAAAGGATGCCATTAGGAGTCTTGATCTTCTCTACAGACGAGTTGAG ACCGAGATATTGAAACGGGAGGCAAGTCCTGCTATGAGGCTGCTCAATGATCTTTTGAATATGCATGATGGGTTTGACAATGAAGGATGGTTGAAGGAATGCAAAAAACGCATGGTTGAGACTTTCCCACGGGAGGATCCGTTTAGCATCCTTGTACCAGCTGGTTTTGACATTGATAAG CATCACGGCCCATTGTCACTACCAGCCGAAGCTGATGATGTTCTTCTACGAGTAGATTTCATAAGAGAGGTTGATGCTTTGCTACAAGAGGTTCGATCCGAACAAAACGAAGCACAAACCCCAGATGGGCTTGATCCAGAATCTGTTGCAGTAAAATTGAAGGAACACGAGAGGAAACGAACCATACGCCAAGTCGAAACTCTGCTGGATTTAGCCATTAACTTACAATGGTAA
- the LOC105790755 gene encoding sm-like protein LSM2: MLFFSYFKDLVGREVTVELKNDLAIRGTLHSVDQYLNIKLENTRVVDQDKYPHMLSVRNCFIRGSVVRYVQLPPDGVDIELLHDATRREARGG; encoded by the exons ATG TTGTTCTTTTCGTATTTCAAAGACTTGGTGGGAAGAGAAGTGACGGTGGAGCTGAAGAACGATTTGGCTATCAGAGGAACCCTTCATTCCGTTGATCAATACCTCAATATCAAGCTCGAGAATACTAGGGTTGTCGATCAAGACAAGTATCCTCACATG CTTTCGGTAAGGAACTGTTTCATCAGAGGCTCTGTTGTGAGATATGTTCAACTACCTCCAGACGGAGTCGACATTGAATTGCTTCATGATGCCACTAGAAGAGAAGCTCGTGGAGGCTGA